Genomic window (Canis lupus dingo isolate Sandy chromosome 6, ASM325472v2, whole genome shotgun sequence):
GCGGGAACCGGAGCTGCCACCGCCCGGAGAGGCCGTAGCCCCGACTTGCGGCCTTGCGGCCCCAGGACCTCCGCTTGGTGGTTGGGCAGCGCCTTGGCGCCGGGCGGCGGGAAGCCTCGGGGACGGCGGCCGCGGTGGGCTGTGCCGCCTCGCGTTCCCGCCCGCGCCGTGCGAGCTTAGGCGACTGGGAGGCCGCTGAGCGGGGAAGACTGCTTCCGCCCGGGGGCGCTCTGTGGGAGCTAACCTGGGTCTTCGTGGCTCCACAGTTTTCACTGGTGCTTTCTGCAGCTTGGAGAAGCAGGTTGGGTCCTTAGGGTGGGAGCTTGAGGGAGGGCCTCCCGCCTTCGTGGAGGCAGGTGCGCGGACAGCGTTGCTCCCTGTTGGCCGCTGTGGTACGAGCGCTGTCGGGACGCAGCTGTGGGCGGACACACAACGGACGTCTCCTTCGTTACGGAGTGTTCGTGGAAGTGGCATCCTTTGGGTGTTCGGACGAGGCTGACCTCGCATGAGCGGATTTAAAGGACAGTGTTGATAGTACAGGGGCTGCGAGACTTGAcagttttggggggaaaaaacgtGCCCTGTGATGGTCACTCCCCtttgtgagtgagtgagtgaccGACCGACCGCCCGGCCGCTTGATACGGTGGTTGTGGTGGCTGACCCTGCGCCGGGGATCCTGGGGAACCTGCCTGCTTGGGAGCTGGGACAGCCTCGCCGTATAGGGGCGGAAAGAAGAGGAGGTGTTGGCAGTGGAGTGATGGGGTGCCTTTTGGTGTTGGGGATGCCGGTAAAACCTTGTGTTTCCTTCCCTGAACAGCCACAATGGTGCGCATGAATGTCCTGGCAGATGCTCTCAAGAGCATCAACAACGCTGAAAAGAGAGGCAAGCGCCAGGTTCTTATCAGGCCATGCTCCAAAGTCATCGTCCGATTTCTCACTGTGATGATGAAGCATGGTAAGTGTGTCGTGTGTCGCTGCCGTGTTCTCTGTGCTTCCACGTGAGACTATTAGAGTCTGTTCAGTAGACGTGAAGCTGCAGGAGAGGACTGGGAAGTTGGAGCAAAGGGGCAGTCCTGCTGGGGGGACCAAGGCAGTTGAGTTGGGGTGTGGACAGCATAGTTTGGACTGAGGCTATTCAGGAAGCACTGAGTAGGGGCggttgaaaagaagagaaagtttgTGACGGTTGCTCTGCTAGTCGTTTGGGAGCTAAGGTGGCCTTTCTTTATGAAATACGGCAGCTGCAACATGTCCTTGAACATGCCCCGAGCTCTTCTCTAAGGGCCTCGGGATGGGAAGGAGGATTCTTACGTGTCttgggaggggcaaggggaaaaTAATCCTGCTGTTAGAATTGCAGGGTGGGTTATTTTTGGGTGATGGCTCCTAAATTTGAAATACTAGGCTATGAAAGTTTTGATTCATAACAACCATCTATCTAAACTGATTAGAGAAACAATCGGATGATGTGAGAGGAAAGAATCTAGGAGGCAAACAGTGGGAGTACGGGAGCATACATATTTAGGTTTGTCTAAATCGTTACCTTCCATTTAATACAGCCAGTTATGTTCTGTAGGTTACATTGGCGAATTTGAAATCATCGATGATCACAGAGCTGGGAAAATTGTTGTGAACCTCACAGGCAGGTTAAACAAGGTAAGGATTGATTTCATTTCCTACATAGAAGATTCTTCCTAAGGATTATCAAACATGATGTCAAACATGTTGTAATTGCCTTTGTAAAACCAAATTAGTGTGCTTGCTCTATCCagttgggttaaaaaaaaaaaaaggaattgattaAAATCTATTAACTTTTATATCACTCTTTGGTTGATTTGTTCTCCGAAGGTGTATTTGCTCTAGAATTGTTAGTTGAGCTGATGTTTGGGGAGTATGGGctagctgaagggagatgctggTGGGTGGGGTGAAAGGAGCACCTGATGCAGTAGTACTGGTGTTTGCATATTGGTTGGTATGCCGCCCGCCCACCAGCTTGAATTTGTGCTGCCCAAGGAGGACCTTTATTCCTATCTGTAAATaactttgttctctctcttggTGATTATGTTGTGGGTTTTGAACAGAATGCAGTTCTCtgacaatattaatattttatttttgctggtgTGGGCTCTACTGGTCTCTGAGTTTTTTACTCCTCTTCAGTTTGATTTGTCAGCATAACCTAGTGGATCTATGTGATCTGTTTGACTGTGGCTTACCTTATTGCATGTATTTTGGGGATAGGTATCTATAACAACTTAGGGTCCCTGAATTGCATTTTGTGTTCCGGTTTCTAGCTTTCAgatttgcagggagcctgatctccTTTGGTCCAAGACAGATGAGGGGAAAACTGGCCCAGAAATGAGTTGTGGATAGTGGCGGGGCCAGATTTAATTGGTGAGGATATTCCCTGGTCCAGTAACTCGTTTTATAAAGTTTGCTTCCCTGTATAGTAAATTTGCTTCGTGTGTGTGGGGAGATAACCTAATGTTAGATGAAAACTACTGGATGTGAAGTTTTCACGAGCGATTAGGAGAGTTTGCAAGTTACTTTTGAGActgttttgttttagttgttaGACTCGAACCTCAAAGTAGAATTTGGATTCACTGTTGCTGGCTCTCACAGGTGTGTTCTTGAAGTAGACTTTCCCTAATTTTAGGAGTTGGGAAGCTGAGATAGGAGTTACACTTGAGGTCCCCCAAATAGTTGGTAATGAGTGGGGGAGCTGGTTCCAATAGTTTATAGAACATCTTTAAGCTGTCCTGTGGAAGACTGACTTGATGtttaaaagcaacaacaataaaatcgTAAGTTGGATAAGTGCTGTGCACCAAATTTCTCTTGAATATTGACCATACATAAAACTTGAGAAATAAGCATGAGCAATAAGTTTGAACAGGGTATTTCCCAAGTGGAACTCCCTTGTGGCGTTCTTGTTCGGTGGAAAAGTAGTTTGAAAAATTCTCGCCTAAGAGGTATTTGAAATCCAGGACCTGCTCCTTAgctgtctgactttttttttttttttttttttaagattttatttatttgagggggagagagaacgagcagggaaAGGGGTTTAGAtgctgagggaaaagcagactctactgagcagggagcccaaagggggactctactgagcagggagcccaaagggggtctccatcccaggactctgagatccttACTTGAGTGGGAGACCGTTCTTTAACTGACAGGCACCTAACTTGGATTCTAACTGTCTAACTTTGGTTGAGCAAAACAAACTTGAATTAATCAGTTGCTCTGAAGTtgagttttccttcttcctaggACACTGTCGCCTCAGTTTCCTTTATGAAAGATGGATGTACCCCATACTGTGGAAATTTAATGGGGCAGAGAAGTAAGGTAGTTTTAGAAATTAGATTAAAATTCTGGTTTGGTCACATCCTAAGATCTCTTTGggagaggtttattttttattttattttttgggagaGGTTTAAATCTATTAGCTGAATGAGGGATTTTGCTGCTGGAATACACAGAAGCCTGGGTGTGTAGAGTGGAGGCCTCAAAGGTTACCATCATAGCTTGCTTAGAGGAAGGATTGTTTTTCCCTATTCCTGTGGTGTGGGATTGCCCTTGACAATTAAGTGACACTGTACTGTTAAGATCCTGTTATGTAAAGGGGGATCTAAGTGGGCCTCCTGCCCTAGGGCATTTGGTGGGCCTGATAGGCCCATTTTCAGTGCTTTGGGTTCAGATCTGCCTGCGGAAGTGTAACTATTCTAAAGATTTGAATACGTTCTAACCTCATAGGGGTCTTTAGTATCCTTTTAGGCATTTTTGAACTTGGGTGAATGTGGGCACACAAGTGTCTTCCTGCTGCCTTAGTCCTCTGGGTTTATACTTCAATGGTGCTAATCCTGAGTGTTCTCACATGATCATTTCCGGTGTATAAAGAGCAGGAACCTTTCTGCACTGATGGATTTAAGTGTATCAGTGATTTGTAGagtagggatgtgtgtgtgtgtgggggaggggtcaCATGTTTAGGTCTGATGGAGTTCTTTGATCTCAGCTTTTACTTTTAAACTCACTTAATCTAATCAGAGACATTGACTAAGCCTACAGTAGGTGCAAATAACCTGCTAGTGAACGTGTCAACACTTACTGTGTTTTAGGGTTTGCAGATAATTGAATGATTACAATTTAGTACTTGGCTCTTGGGGAGCTCACACTGAAAGATAGTTCTTGCTTTGTCCCAGTAGCAAACAGGTGGGATAACTGACTGTAGGAACTCTGTTTGCTTTCCACTCATTTTGCTAGATTAGTTTGGAAAATTTTGTCTGGGGTTGTAAATGTATCCTGGTAGTTCACTGATGTGGAATACCAGTTCTTAGGTTTTAATTTTGTGTCTGTGGTTCCacaaattctaatattttacGTTTTTAGTTTATAGGTGAATGATTTGAGACTCCACATTTATTTCAGCCTCACtatgtaaaaaaaagtttgactACAACTTTTGTCTAAGGCTTGGTCTCTTACCTCCTCAAAATCTGGCGGCTTGTTCCGGGACAACTCCCTACTAAATAGAGATGTACACCGTGAACCTGATCTTGCCATGTATTGTCTTGTGTTCTGTCTcttctattgactttttaaatacttttctcttGCCCTAGGTAGGCATAGTCTTAATGCAGtataaaaggtgatttttttcaaatgacatttatATCACAGTTGCACAGAATAGTTACCCATTAAATTTTGATTTGGTCAGTTTATAGAACTATTCAGATGTAAATGCTGTTGGTGTTAACTAAGTTTTCCTGTTATTGGTGAGATGTGAACAGTGTTTTCTGTTACACTTTTACAGTGTGGAGTGATCAGCCCCAGATTTGATGTACAACtgaaagatctagaaaaatggcagaataaCCTGCTCCCATCCCGCCAGTTTGGGTGAgttaattttcctcattaaaaagaaattcatgctAAGGATTGCTGTGGTGCAGTTTGCCTTGAGCtgaggttttattgttttttgttgttacagTAGTAATTGTCTCCATCCCCAACCATCTTGACTCCAGGATTAGCT
Coding sequences:
- the RPS15A gene encoding 40S ribosomal protein S15a, which produces MVRMNVLADALKSINNAEKRGKRQVLIRPCSKVIVRFLTVMMKHGYIGEFEIIDDHRAGKIVVNLTGRLNKCGVISPRFDVQLKDLEKWQNNLLPSRQFGFIVLTTSAGIMDHEEARRKHTGGKILGFFF